The proteins below come from a single Micromonospora citrea genomic window:
- a CDS encoding glycosyltransferase family 4 protein, which translates to MVDDRIRVAMLHGPGRPDTDGVSDYVTHLIEALGGVGVEVTPVPVRPDGERGRWRAAAARAARRVRELAPDVVHVQFAPSAYRFSGQPGLLPWRLPRRVPLVTTLHEYGWWACPGWLPGRVWSVAERARCWDRESGRLVPASAAVIVTNPGHGDVLRARTGRAATHIPIAPNVADHVGAASAGQRLRAELGLPEGAPLLAFFGFVHPVKGLRYLIEALPELRRAHPDLRLLVVGGFTSQALPEDEARAFRAELTGLAARCGVVDAVTFTGHLPAERVSAALHAADVAVLPFTAGVSTKSGALLAALAHGVPTAVTLPDSGDDEVRRGGAVAVIAGRRDSAAIVRTVGKLLADPVLRRRLAERGRAFAAAYSWPRIAAAHRDLYARTLGRAGA; encoded by the coding sequence GTGGTCGACGACCGGATCAGGGTGGCCATGCTGCACGGTCCCGGCCGGCCCGACACCGACGGCGTCAGCGACTACGTGACGCACCTGATCGAGGCGCTCGGCGGGGTGGGCGTCGAGGTGACCCCGGTGCCGGTGCGCCCCGACGGGGAGCGGGGTCGCTGGCGCGCCGCCGCCGCCCGGGCCGCGCGCCGGGTCCGCGAGCTGGCGCCCGACGTGGTGCACGTGCAGTTCGCGCCGTCGGCGTACCGGTTCTCCGGGCAGCCCGGTTTGCTGCCGTGGCGGCTGCCCCGGCGGGTGCCGCTGGTCACCACCCTGCACGAGTACGGCTGGTGGGCCTGCCCCGGCTGGCTGCCCGGCCGGGTCTGGTCGGTGGCGGAGCGGGCCCGCTGCTGGGACCGGGAGTCCGGCCGGCTGGTGCCGGCCAGCGCGGCGGTGATCGTCACGAATCCCGGCCACGGCGACGTGCTCCGGGCACGCACCGGCCGCGCCGCGACGCACATTCCGATCGCCCCGAACGTCGCCGACCACGTCGGCGCGGCCTCCGCCGGGCAGCGGCTGCGGGCCGAGCTGGGCCTGCCGGAGGGCGCCCCGCTGCTGGCCTTCTTCGGCTTCGTGCACCCGGTGAAGGGGCTGCGGTACCTGATCGAGGCGCTGCCCGAGCTGCGGCGGGCCCACCCGGACCTGCGGCTGCTGGTGGTCGGCGGGTTCACCTCCCAGGCGCTGCCCGAGGACGAGGCGCGGGCGTTCCGCGCCGAGCTGACCGGGCTGGCCGCCCGGTGCGGGGTGGTCGACGCGGTGACCTTCACCGGGCACCTGCCGGCCGAGCGGGTCTCCGCCGCGCTGCACGCCGCCGACGTGGCGGTGCTGCCGTTCACCGCCGGGGTGAGCACGAAGAGCGGGGCGCTGCTCGCCGCGCTGGCGCACGGCGTGCCGACGGCGGTCACGCTCCCCGACTCCGGCGACGACGAGGTGCGCCGCGGTGGGGCGGTGGCGGTCATCGCCGGGCGCCGGGACAGCGCCGCGATCGTGCGTACCGTCGGCAAGCTGCTCGCCGACCCGGTGCTGCGCCGCCGGCTCGCCGAGCGCGGGCGGGCGTTCGCCGCCGCGTACTCCTGGCCGAGGATCGCCGCCGCGCACCGCGACCTCTACGCGCGGACGCTGGGGCGGGCCGGTGCCTGA
- a CDS encoding glycosyltransferase family 9 protein — MPETYAEILVVDLLGGIGDLLMLLPAVHGLARRNPGARLRVLTHDPGADLVRGDPAVAQVVTPRHGRPGAEREAVAAALAARRPDLAVSTTRYDGIPELLAAGAGRAVTNLWRDPPPHQPVGERYLEILHAEGLLDAADRSARPRVHLTGAARRAGERAVARLVGEPLAPPVVLVTDAGMAVKRWPGRHWRALAGALARRGHPVLSVGPVDPAAPLGVPLPRAGLPTLAGQFAAVGRRGGVVVGPDTGPVRLAAAAGAPTVALFGPTDARRYGTGGTDLQGLPGCPHRRPTAITEQPCWWEARCPLDAAEPACLAALDVDTVLAAVTAR, encoded by the coding sequence GTGCCTGAGACGTACGCGGAGATCCTGGTGGTGGACCTGCTCGGCGGGATCGGCGACCTGCTGATGCTGCTGCCGGCGGTGCACGGCCTGGCCCGCCGCAATCCCGGGGCGAGGCTGCGGGTGCTCACCCACGACCCGGGGGCCGACCTGGTGCGCGGCGACCCGGCGGTGGCCCAGGTGGTCACGCCCCGGCACGGCCGTCCCGGCGCCGAGCGGGAGGCGGTGGCGGCGGCGCTGGCGGCACGCCGCCCCGACCTGGCCGTCAGCACCACCCGGTACGACGGGATCCCCGAGCTGTTGGCGGCCGGCGCCGGGCGGGCGGTGACCAACCTGTGGCGCGACCCGCCGCCGCACCAGCCGGTCGGGGAGCGCTACCTGGAGATCCTGCACGCCGAAGGGCTGCTGGACGCCGCCGACCGGTCGGCCCGTCCCCGGGTGCACCTGACCGGCGCGGCGCGGCGGGCCGGGGAGCGGGCGGTGGCCCGTCTCGTCGGCGAGCCGCTCGCACCGCCGGTGGTGCTGGTCACCGACGCCGGGATGGCGGTGAAGCGGTGGCCCGGGCGACACTGGCGGGCCCTGGCCGGGGCGCTCGCCCGGCGCGGCCACCCGGTGCTCAGCGTGGGCCCGGTCGACCCCGCCGCGCCGCTCGGCGTGCCGCTGCCCCGCGCCGGCCTGCCCACCCTGGCGGGGCAGTTCGCGGCGGTGGGCCGGCGCGGCGGGGTGGTGGTCGGGCCGGACACCGGGCCGGTGCGGCTCGCCGCCGCGGCCGGCGCCCCGACGGTGGCGCTGTTCGGCCCGACCGACGCGCGGCGGTACGGAACGGGCGGCACCGACCTGCAGGGGCTCCCCGGGTGCCCGCACCGGCGCCCCACCGCCATCACCGAGCAGCCCTGCTGGTGGGAGGCGCGTTGCCCGCTCGACGCGGCCGAACCGGCGTGCCTGGCCGCCCTCGACGTCGACACGGTCCTCGCCGCCGTCACCGCCCGCTGA
- a CDS encoding DUF418 domain-containing protein — MTTNAAPRTPTTDPAAPPRRLPLPDVLRGVAILGTLATNVWLFATPGAEARFLTDATAISAAAVAGTDPVAAVVEGTFRFLANGKFLALLTILFGVGLAIQHRSAVDRGRPWPGRYGWRALLLFVEGTLHFVLVFAFDVLMGYAVVALLVAWLLARAERVQRAVLYAAGALHVAFMALLTLALATAPPADPADPAAVTADARVFTAGSWADQVAFRLDNWLALRAEPIVSFGLLVFLFLLGVRLFRAGAFDPGVRGRALRRRLLAVGVGVGLPLNAATTLAGPDFFLVDRYVCAPVLALGYLGLVGVLLDRVRRPGPVTAGLTAVGRAALSCYVAQNVLCVLVCYGWGLGLARAWQEASPWWVLGLWAAVGLTLVGGARWCLRRYGQGPLEAVQKAALRRLPAG, encoded by the coding sequence GTGACGACGAACGCCGCGCCGAGAACGCCCACCACCGACCCCGCCGCCCCACCCCGCCGCCTGCCCCTGCCGGACGTGCTGCGCGGGGTGGCGATCCTCGGCACGCTCGCCACCAACGTGTGGCTCTTCGCCACCCCGGGCGCCGAGGCCCGGTTCCTCACCGATGCCACCGCGATCTCGGCGGCGGCCGTCGCCGGCACGGATCCGGTCGCCGCCGTCGTCGAGGGCACGTTCCGCTTCCTCGCCAACGGCAAGTTCCTCGCGCTGCTGACCATCCTGTTCGGCGTCGGCCTGGCCATCCAGCACCGCTCCGCCGTCGACCGCGGGCGGCCCTGGCCCGGCCGGTACGGGTGGCGGGCCCTGCTGCTGTTCGTCGAGGGGACCCTGCACTTCGTCCTCGTCTTCGCCTTCGACGTCCTGATGGGGTACGCGGTCGTCGCGCTGCTGGTGGCGTGGCTGCTCGCCCGTGCGGAGCGGGTCCAGCGGGCGGTGCTGTACGCGGCCGGCGCACTGCACGTGGCGTTCATGGCGCTGCTCACCCTGGCCCTGGCGACCGCCCCGCCGGCCGACCCCGCCGACCCGGCCGCCGTCACCGCCGACGCCCGGGTGTTCACGGCCGGCAGTTGGGCCGACCAGGTGGCGTTCCGCCTGGACAACTGGCTCGCGCTGAGGGCCGAGCCGATCGTCAGCTTCGGCCTGCTGGTCTTCCTGTTCCTGCTCGGCGTCCGGCTGTTCCGGGCGGGCGCCTTCGACCCGGGCGTCCGGGGTCGCGCCCTGCGGCGCCGGCTGCTCGCGGTGGGTGTCGGCGTCGGGCTGCCGCTCAACGCGGCCACCACCCTCGCCGGGCCGGATTTCTTCCTGGTCGACCGCTACGTGTGCGCGCCGGTGCTGGCCCTGGGCTACCTGGGTCTGGTCGGGGTGCTGTTGGACCGGGTGCGCCGGCCGGGGCCCGTCACCGCCGGGCTGACCGCGGTGGGGCGTGCCGCCCTGTCCTGCTACGTGGCGCAGAACGTGCTCTGCGTGCTGGTCTGCTACGGGTGGGGGCTGGGCCTGGCCCGGGCCTGGCAGGAGGCGTCGCCGTGGTGGGTGCTGGGGCTCT